From a single Phycisphaeraceae bacterium genomic region:
- a CDS encoding methyltransferase domain-containing protein — MNFNVHRQVSEIKVEFVHPGIFPHNESMSCPDSSHDSYLEPYRRSASRIGSTFGVTLWASPESQRLRFDVFTQMSFLAGKRILDAGCSRGDFAAFLIERNISFKRYIGIDALCEVVAFAAGRGFPNCEFKCGDFITHPELLGAVKADVICISGTLNTMSDPQVFDLLETAWAAAGETLLFNFLSDCCGKEAPLQDDYARRLNTIQLLDWAMLKTWAVAFRQDYFRAGHDATIMMRKTG, encoded by the coding sequence ATGAATTTCAATGTTCATAGGCAGGTGTCTGAGATCAAGGTGGAATTCGTCCATCCGGGGATCTTTCCGCATAATGAATCTATGTCTTGTCCAGACTCATCCCACGATAGTTATCTTGAGCCTTATCGACGCTCAGCTAGTCGGATTGGCTCGACATTTGGAGTAACACTTTGGGCCAGCCCTGAAAGTCAGCGCCTGCGATTCGATGTTTTTACACAGATGAGTTTTCTTGCGGGTAAGCGCATTCTGGACGCGGGATGCAGCAGAGGCGACTTTGCAGCGTTCCTGATAGAACGGAATATTTCGTTTAAGCGATACATCGGCATCGATGCGCTTTGCGAAGTAGTGGCTTTCGCTGCTGGGAGAGGATTTCCCAACTGCGAGTTCAAGTGCGGCGACTTCATCACACATCCAGAGTTGCTTGGTGCAGTCAAGGCCGACGTGATATGTATTTCTGGAACTCTTAACACCATGTCTGACCCGCAGGTTTTTGACCTGCTCGAAACTGCATGGGCTGCGGCAGGGGAGACACTGTTGTTTAATTTCCTCTCTGATTGCTGCGGCAAGGAAGCTCCACTCCAGGACGACTACGCCCGTCGGCTTAATACGATTCAGTTACTTGATTGGGCGATGCTGAAGACCTGGGCTGTTGCGTTTCGCCAAGATTATTTCCGAGCTGGACACGATGCGACGATCATGATGCGGAAGACTGGTTAA
- a CDS encoding type II secretion system protein, with product MRYVINRTQTSRQLRAFTLIELLVVISIIALLLALLLPVLERAKESGYRIRCGAQLHQWYLAIRTYASDNVGDFPGVTAWGCNDLFTDRVDFSGVPEQNWKWMPSYGFAWELTQCASRKHPRNAWYGRAYQNGGWFATDYYHFFGRGDRPHSSPPIWPIDWGSPAYSYYGWTITYWNFTPSFQNRSPIPNIDKFRRSSKTVLAFDRSWTPTNPGVYYDYPGFDSQSNHPKGSVGSPLWAEGANYLLLDGAVVWDNLTGAVGFIGGHDYYRWFIVGQRLLYP from the coding sequence ATGCGTTACGTAATAAACCGAACCCAAACGTCTCGTCAATTGCGAGCATTTACGCTTATAGAGCTGTTAGTTGTCATTTCAATCATTGCCTTGTTGCTCGCTCTGCTGTTGCCCGTACTCGAACGTGCGAAAGAATCGGGATATCGCATCCGGTGTGGGGCGCAGCTTCATCAGTGGTACTTGGCCATACGTACTTACGCATCAGACAATGTAGGCGATTTCCCGGGGGTTACAGCATGGGGTTGTAACGATCTGTTTACCGATCGCGTGGACTTTAGCGGAGTGCCTGAACAGAACTGGAAATGGATGCCATCCTATGGTTTTGCGTGGGAGCTTACGCAATGCGCTTCACGCAAGCATCCGCGCAACGCCTGGTATGGCCGTGCCTACCAGAATGGCGGCTGGTTTGCGACCGATTACTACCACTTTTTTGGAAGAGGAGACCGCCCTCATAGCTCCCCGCCGATTTGGCCGATCGACTGGGGCTCACCTGCTTACAGCTACTACGGCTGGACCATCACCTACTGGAACTTCACGCCGAGCTTTCAAAATCGTTCCCCAATTCCAAACATCGATAAGTTTCGTCGCAGCAGTAAGACTGTATTAGCCTTCGACCGAAGCTGGACACCCACCAATCCTGGCGTTTACTACGATTACCCCGGCTTTGATAGCCAGAGCAATCATCCTAAGGGTTCCGTAGGCTCGCCGCTTTGGGCGGAAGGGGCGAATTACCTGCTCCTTGATGGTGCTGTCGTGTGGGACAATCTCACAGGTGCTGTTGGGTTCATTGGCGGCCACGACTACTATCGGTGGTTTATCGTCGGGCAGCGATTGCTGTACCCGTGA
- a CDS encoding 2-oxoacid:acceptor oxidoreductase family protein, which translates to MKYDPRFVKEAGLEIFTGNELLVKGALEVEGGVHLFTGYPGSPVAGVFDALEAIAPLLDEHGIVAKLANNEAISVAMVNGAQMAGCRAITAFKSVGLHVASDALALGVLAGSTDDSGGLIICGDDPWSDSTQVPADSRFLAEHVRMPMIEPCSPQEVKDWVDLAFKLGKAGKIFIGYSMLVTTADGGGTVECRPNHYPIINEKQKRTLSYTKDIEPNLERTVLLPPRSWQRELVLDERLNAVKVAARQLGINRILHRPVKDEVVPIGFIAYGCAYAYLAHALAEIGLAGRIPILKLGMSYPVDEVIVTEFARQCRQVFVIEERRSFVERQVIEILNPLKQSGELNTEVYGKQFPRPLKGIPSTRGLNPSLLIERLVPLVRNHPSLPIELTNGRLTSEMDRLQSTGGFELNIPDRSPTFCPGCPHRDSTNVLLELRRDLLDPQYMMERHKRRPVDMVAHGDTGCYTMLMFEPNKPLMHNYSGMGLGGATGSGVDPFIDNKQIVFMGDGTFFHSGQVAISHSIKSGQDITYIILDNKTTAMTGHQGNAGMDLDLMGRTTFAQDIERIVSAMIPKELTKDVRVVRIDPADRNRYRKLLEQTILADGVKVVIADKECGITFHRRVRSEERKELRERGYLSKKSHMNVSTEVCEFCLECTTQTGCPGLKISDTDYGPKIQTDFSWCVNDGACQRINACPSFEEVTILRKQSPRNPDEHVDLTDIPDPPRPIHADQDTWRCYLAGVGGMGIGLCTALLVTAGHEMGYHVQFLDKKGLAIRNGGVFSQLVYSRAPQSGGDRAETLTTPIIPYGKADLILGVDMLEATRGIDPKHPYRVASRDRTAAVVNTAKTPTITTLMGKSDFTVESLEKIIKDHTNATHYFGFNVGDLCERVLDSKLYANIMMLGIAYQKGFLPLRLDAIESAIRAVVRSESDRNLRAFNIGRKIVVRPDLFVVEPTHEIESARKAFRRKGNSLRVTFGTGRRGKRIAKQWRILMKQTFRATRGLHLDDSLVRDVIIRAYDCLIWGGMDYARRYCEQLVKVFRCDDEKHNYRITRAVVWNLAKVMLIKDEVYVGALLTNPEKYKRDRRRYNVNPANGDKIIYKHHNRPEFEIFGTKIRFEWKSRDWQLRMISNMRFLRTLLPKWHAKEKAFRDWYEGLIARMTAGSDVGLQDPRQYQQWLAVLSVPEPVTGFREVRYPKMESATRRAEQLLAMDLSEFEPKSGGMADPNTQAQQERTVSLTILTPV; encoded by the coding sequence ATGAAGTATGACCCGCGCTTCGTGAAAGAGGCAGGGCTCGAAATCTTCACGGGGAATGAATTGCTCGTGAAGGGTGCCCTCGAGGTGGAAGGTGGGGTTCACCTTTTTACCGGTTATCCGGGTTCGCCTGTAGCCGGCGTCTTTGATGCGCTCGAAGCAATTGCTCCTCTCCTTGATGAACACGGCATAGTCGCCAAGCTGGCGAACAACGAAGCGATCTCTGTCGCCATGGTCAACGGCGCGCAGATGGCCGGATGCAGAGCGATTACCGCTTTCAAATCCGTTGGTCTGCATGTCGCCAGTGATGCGCTGGCGTTGGGTGTGCTTGCCGGCAGTACTGATGATTCTGGGGGTCTGATCATCTGTGGCGACGATCCGTGGTCTGACTCGACTCAGGTGCCGGCTGATTCGCGTTTCCTTGCTGAACATGTCCGCATGCCGATGATCGAGCCTTGCTCGCCGCAAGAGGTCAAGGACTGGGTTGACCTGGCGTTCAAGCTTGGAAAAGCGGGGAAGATTTTTATCGGTTATTCGATGCTTGTTACGACGGCCGATGGTGGCGGAACGGTCGAGTGCCGACCAAACCACTATCCAATCATCAACGAAAAGCAGAAACGAACCCTTAGCTACACAAAAGACATCGAACCGAATCTCGAACGCACCGTCTTGTTGCCGCCGCGGAGCTGGCAGCGTGAACTCGTGCTTGACGAGCGGTTGAATGCCGTAAAGGTTGCCGCACGACAGCTTGGAATCAACCGCATCCTCCACCGCCCCGTGAAAGACGAAGTTGTACCCATCGGCTTCATCGCCTACGGGTGTGCTTACGCCTATCTCGCACATGCATTGGCAGAGATCGGGCTGGCAGGCCGGATACCGATTCTTAAGCTGGGGATGAGCTATCCCGTCGATGAAGTTATCGTTACTGAGTTTGCACGACAATGTCGGCAAGTCTTTGTAATTGAGGAGCGCAGGAGCTTCGTAGAGCGACAGGTCATCGAAATTCTTAACCCGCTCAAACAGTCGGGGGAACTGAATACCGAAGTTTACGGCAAGCAGTTCCCCAGGCCGCTCAAGGGCATACCTTCGACCCGCGGGCTTAATCCATCGCTGCTGATAGAACGGCTAGTACCGCTTGTGCGCAATCATCCATCTCTGCCGATCGAATTAACCAATGGCCGACTGACCTCGGAAATGGATCGGCTGCAATCAACCGGAGGATTTGAGCTCAATATCCCTGACCGTTCTCCGACGTTTTGCCCGGGCTGCCCACATCGTGATTCCACCAACGTACTGCTCGAGCTTCGCCGCGATCTGCTCGATCCGCAGTACATGATGGAGCGACACAAGCGAAGACCGGTGGACATGGTGGCGCATGGCGACACCGGCTGCTACACGATGCTGATGTTCGAGCCTAATAAGCCGCTCATGCATAACTATTCGGGCATGGGGCTAGGGGGAGCGACTGGCAGTGGTGTTGATCCGTTCATCGACAACAAGCAGATCGTTTTCATGGGTGACGGTACGTTCTTCCACTCCGGCCAGGTGGCGATCAGTCACTCCATCAAGTCCGGGCAGGATATTACATACATCATTCTGGACAACAAGACGACCGCGATGACCGGCCATCAGGGTAACGCGGGTATGGATCTCGATCTGATGGGTCGGACGACGTTTGCTCAGGACATTGAACGCATTGTCAGCGCGATGATCCCGAAGGAGCTTACGAAGGATGTACGCGTTGTACGCATAGACCCAGCCGATCGGAATCGCTATCGCAAGCTGCTGGAGCAGACCATCCTCGCCGACGGCGTGAAGGTTGTCATTGCTGACAAGGAATGCGGTATTACGTTCCACCGTCGAGTTCGATCCGAAGAGCGCAAGGAATTGCGTGAGCGCGGCTACCTGTCAAAAAAGTCGCACATGAACGTTTCGACGGAAGTTTGCGAGTTCTGTCTGGAATGTACGACGCAGACCGGCTGTCCGGGATTAAAAATCAGTGATACGGACTATGGCCCGAAGATTCAGACGGATTTTTCATGGTGTGTGAATGATGGCGCATGCCAGAGGATCAATGCGTGTCCGAGCTTTGAGGAAGTAACGATCCTGCGCAAGCAGTCACCTCGAAATCCAGATGAACACGTTGATTTGACGGATATTCCTGACCCTCCACGACCGATCCACGCCGATCAGGATACATGGCGCTGTTACCTTGCGGGTGTCGGCGGGATGGGGATTGGACTTTGCACCGCTTTGCTGGTGACTGCCGGTCACGAAATGGGGTACCACGTCCAGTTCCTAGACAAAAAGGGACTGGCAATCCGAAACGGTGGCGTATTCTCGCAACTCGTGTACTCACGTGCGCCGCAGAGTGGCGGCGACCGCGCGGAGACCCTGACTACACCGATCATCCCATACGGTAAGGCAGATCTCATCCTTGGCGTTGATATGCTCGAGGCGACTCGTGGCATCGATCCGAAACACCCGTATCGTGTCGCTTCACGTGACCGTACCGCTGCGGTTGTGAACACTGCCAAGACGCCAACCATCACCACATTGATGGGCAAGAGCGATTTCACCGTTGAGTCACTGGAAAAAATAATCAAAGACCACACAAACGCGACCCATTATTTCGGGTTCAATGTTGGCGATCTCTGTGAGCGCGTACTCGATTCAAAGCTTTATGCCAACATCATGATGCTCGGCATCGCTTATCAGAAGGGTTTTCTACCGCTGAGGCTCGATGCGATTGAATCGGCGATTCGTGCTGTGGTTCGCAGTGAATCCGATCGTAACCTGCGGGCATTCAATATTGGGCGAAAGATTGTCGTTCGGCCGGATCTGTTTGTCGTCGAACCCACACACGAGATCGAATCAGCGCGTAAGGCTTTCCGTCGCAAAGGTAACAGCCTCCGTGTGACATTCGGCACGGGCAGGCGCGGCAAGCGGATCGCCAAGCAATGGCGAATTCTCATGAAACAGACCTTCCGTGCAACGCGCGGTCTGCATCTTGATGATTCACTTGTGCGCGATGTCATTATCCGTGCCTACGACTGTCTGATCTGGGGTGGAATGGATTATGCGAGACGGTATTGCGAGCAACTTGTAAAAGTGTTCCGCTGCGATGATGAGAAGCACAACTACCGAATCACTCGAGCTGTAGTTTGGAATCTTGCAAAAGTCATGCTTATCAAGGATGAGGTGTACGTCGGTGCGCTGCTGACTAATCCTGAAAAATACAAGCGTGATCGCCGCCGGTATAACGTCAACCCCGCCAACGGGGACAAGATCATCTACAAGCATCACAATCGGCCGGAGTTTGAAATCTTCGGTACGAAGATTCGCTTCGAATGGAAGAGCCGTGACTGGCAGCTTCGAATGATCAGTAACATGCGATTCCTTCGCACGCTTCTACCCAAGTGGCACGCGAAGGAGAAAGCATTCCGTGATTGGTATGAAGGTCTGATAGCCAGAATGACCGCAGGTAGTGATGTCGGTCTTCAGGATCCGCGGCAATATCAGCAGTGGTTAGCGGTATTGAGCGTACCTGAGCCGGTGACTGGCTTCCGTGAAGTTCGATATCCGAAAATGGAATCTGCTACACGACGAGCGGAACAACTACTGGCGATGGATCTCAGTGAGTTTGAGCCTAAATCGGGAGGGATGGCTGATCCAAATACTCAGGCACAACAGGAACGCACCGTGAGCCTAACGATTTTGACACCCGTTTAA
- a CDS encoding cold shock domain-containing protein, translating to MATRGNVKWFDPKKGFGFIVGPEGQDVFVHYSQIMGDGFRSLKDGEPVEYELIQGEKGWQARTVTRLESNPQYKPASDPSHPN from the coding sequence ATGGCGACGCGCGGAAATGTGAAATGGTTTGACCCCAAAAAGGGGTTCGGATTTATCGTAGGGCCGGAGGGACAGGATGTTTTCGTCCACTACAGCCAGATCATGGGGGACGGCTTCAGGTCACTCAAGGACGGCGAACCTGTCGAATATGAGCTGATTCAAGGTGAAAAAGGTTGGCAGGCTCGCACGGTTACTCGGCTGGAATCGAATCCACAATACAAACCGGCGAGCGATCCTTCTCATCCGAACTGA
- the pnp gene encoding polyribonucleotide nucleotidyltransferase — MAVTRVEMELGGRTLSIETGKLAKQADGAVVVQYGETVVLGTVVRAAPREGIDFFPLTVDYRERLSAAGKFPGGFRKREGSPNQKETLTMRNIDRPIRPLFPKGFFDEVQIQCWVLAADGQNEPDVLAGIAASAALAVSTLPFEGPVGNVRVGRVDGKFVIMPTAAQNEYSDLDMLLCGHKDGLNMIEVGAHELAEDIVASAIEFGYGYIKQIVGKIDELAAKAGKAKVCDLQLPAADVVSIVNAKLTGPLKAAKTSGGLKLERYEAVDKAKKVFLETEFPKPGDSASVAEIKRYEQRVKDAKLAIADLEEKITREVILSGTRTDGRKFDELRKITCEVGVLPRVHGSALFTRGETQALVTLTLGTKKDEQIVDGLGDEYAEKFYLHYNFPPFSVGEAKRITGPGRREIGHGMLAQRALQPILPPVDVFPYTVRLVSDILESNGSSSMASACGGTLALMDAGVPIGAAVAGISIGLISEGGREVFLTDIQGEEDHFGDMDFKVTGTRDGITAIQLDLKIRGLSIDQIRKTFELARTNRLQIIDMIEDAIPQPRETISKYAPRILSTHIHPEKIGKLIGPGGKTIRAIQEATGAIIEVEEDGTVFISGVGEGKAERALEEVEKLCAEVKVGQIYSGRVSSIKDFGAFVEVIPGQDGLCHISELADGFVERVGDVVKLGDVIRVKVILIDDQGRVKLSRKSAIKEEGEKKQ; from the coding sequence ATGGCAGTCACACGCGTAGAGATGGAGCTGGGCGGACGCACGCTGAGCATCGAGACGGGCAAACTGGCAAAACAGGCTGACGGTGCAGTCGTCGTTCAATACGGCGAAACGGTTGTACTTGGCACGGTCGTTCGTGCTGCTCCACGAGAGGGCATCGACTTCTTCCCGCTCACAGTCGATTACCGTGAGCGGCTCAGCGCAGCAGGAAAGTTCCCCGGTGGATTCCGCAAACGTGAAGGGTCTCCAAACCAGAAGGAGACTTTGACCATGCGGAACATCGACCGACCGATTCGGCCGCTGTTCCCCAAGGGATTCTTCGACGAAGTGCAAATCCAATGCTGGGTGCTGGCTGCGGATGGTCAGAATGAGCCTGATGTCCTCGCCGGTATCGCAGCGTCCGCCGCACTGGCGGTGAGCACTCTGCCCTTTGAGGGGCCGGTTGGCAATGTCCGTGTCGGTCGCGTGGATGGCAAGTTCGTCATCATGCCTACCGCCGCACAGAATGAATATTCCGATCTCGACATGCTGCTCTGCGGCCACAAAGATGGCCTCAACATGATCGAAGTCGGTGCGCATGAATTAGCTGAAGATATTGTCGCCTCCGCTATTGAGTTCGGTTATGGCTACATCAAGCAAATCGTCGGGAAAATTGATGAACTCGCTGCCAAGGCGGGTAAGGCTAAAGTCTGTGATCTTCAGCTTCCTGCTGCTGACGTTGTCTCAATCGTCAACGCGAAACTGACCGGACCGCTCAAAGCCGCCAAAACATCCGGCGGTCTCAAGCTCGAACGCTACGAAGCCGTTGACAAAGCCAAAAAGGTATTCCTCGAAACTGAGTTTCCCAAGCCCGGTGACTCTGCCAGTGTCGCGGAGATCAAGCGTTACGAGCAGCGAGTCAAGGACGCCAAGCTCGCGATCGCTGATCTCGAAGAAAAAATTACCCGCGAGGTCATTCTCTCCGGCACGCGCACTGATGGCCGTAAATTCGACGAGCTACGTAAAATTACCTGCGAAGTCGGCGTCCTGCCGCGAGTCCATGGCTCGGCACTCTTTACTCGCGGCGAAACACAGGCACTGGTCACGCTCACACTCGGTACGAAGAAAGACGAACAGATCGTGGACGGCCTGGGTGATGAATATGCGGAGAAGTTTTATCTCCACTACAACTTCCCGCCATTCTCTGTGGGTGAAGCCAAGCGTATTACAGGACCAGGTCGGCGAGAGATTGGCCATGGCATGCTCGCCCAGCGAGCACTGCAACCGATCCTCCCTCCCGTCGATGTATTCCCCTATACCGTACGGCTTGTTAGCGACATCCTTGAATCCAACGGTTCATCATCGATGGCATCGGCGTGCGGCGGAACACTCGCCCTGATGGATGCTGGCGTCCCCATTGGTGCCGCCGTTGCCGGCATCTCCATCGGGTTAATCAGTGAGGGCGGTCGCGAAGTTTTTCTCACCGACATTCAAGGCGAAGAAGATCACTTCGGCGATATGGACTTCAAAGTCACAGGCACGCGAGACGGTATCACTGCCATCCAGCTCGACCTGAAAATTAGAGGTCTGAGCATCGATCAGATCCGAAAAACATTCGAACTCGCCAGAACAAACCGCCTTCAGATCATCGACATGATTGAGGATGCCATCCCTCAACCGCGCGAGACCATCAGCAAGTACGCTCCGCGCATTCTCAGCACACATATTCATCCCGAAAAAATCGGAAAACTCATCGGCCCAGGCGGCAAGACCATCCGCGCCATTCAGGAAGCGACTGGTGCCATCATCGAGGTTGAAGAAGACGGCACAGTCTTTATCTCCGGTGTCGGCGAAGGTAAAGCTGAGCGTGCGCTTGAAGAGGTGGAAAAACTTTGTGCCGAGGTAAAAGTCGGCCAGATTTATTCCGGTCGCGTAAGCTCTATCAAAGATTTCGGTGCCTTCGTGGAAGTGATCCCCGGACAGGATGGCCTATGCCATATTTCTGAGCTGGCAGACGGATTTGTCGAACGAGTTGGCGACGTCGTGAAGCTCGGTGATGTGATCCGCGTAAAAGTGATCCTCATCGACGACCAGGGCCGCGTAAAGCTATCTCGCAAATCGGCAATCAAAGAAGAAGGCGAGAAAAAGCAGTAA
- the rpsO gene encoding 30S ribosomal protein S15 has protein sequence MTISAEKKQSIIHNYRRGETDSGSPEVQVALLTERITSLTEHLRDHKHDYASRRGLLIMVSKRNRLLQYLAEADRPKYQELIGRLGLRK, from the coding sequence ATGACGATTTCCGCAGAAAAGAAGCAAAGCATCATTCACAACTACCGCCGTGGCGAGACCGATTCGGGATCGCCTGAAGTTCAGGTCGCCCTCCTGACAGAGCGGATCACCAGTCTCACCGAGCACCTGCGTGACCACAAGCACGACTACGCATCGCGACGCGGGTTGTTGATCATGGTGAGCAAGCGCAACCGCCTGCTCCAGTACCTCGCTGAGGCCGACCGCCCGAAGTATCAGGAACTGATCGGCCGTCTGGGCCTGCGTAAGTAA
- a CDS encoding class I SAM-dependent methyltransferase yields MPEFGHRRNFRSHTVSYLQQPIDKFLPAATPGLRVLDIGCGNGFWAGEMVSRGFSVVGIDPSNEGITIAREAYPSARFEVMEASSDPLPQLGESPFDVVMSMEVIEHVYLPRIWASACYQALKPGGRLICSTPYHGYLKNLVLSLGNLWDRHASPLWDGGHIKLWSRQTLGYLLKEAGFVNLQFAGAGRYPYLWKSMVFAADRPR; encoded by the coding sequence GTGCCAGAGTTCGGCCACAGACGCAATTTCCGTTCACACACTGTTTCTTACCTGCAGCAACCTATTGATAAGTTTCTGCCCGCAGCTACTCCTGGCCTTCGGGTTTTGGACATCGGTTGCGGCAATGGATTCTGGGCGGGAGAAATGGTGTCAAGAGGATTTAGCGTCGTTGGCATCGATCCTTCCAATGAAGGGATCACTATTGCCCGCGAGGCGTACCCCTCAGCTCGATTCGAGGTGATGGAAGCGTCGTCTGACCCACTGCCTCAGTTAGGAGAATCTCCGTTTGACGTCGTGATGAGTATGGAAGTCATCGAGCATGTTTATCTGCCTCGAATTTGGGCGTCTGCGTGTTACCAGGCACTGAAACCAGGCGGCCGATTGATTTGCTCAACGCCTTACCACGGCTACCTGAAAAATCTCGTTCTGAGTCTGGGGAACCTGTGGGACCGCCACGCATCGCCTCTCTGGGATGGAGGTCACATCAAACTCTGGAGCCGGCAAACACTCGGTTATCTGCTCAAGGAAGCCGGTTTTGTCAATCTTCAGTTTGCCGGTGCCGGTCGCTATCCGTATCTATGGAAATCAATGGTGTTCGCGGCTGACCGTCCGCGCTGA
- a CDS encoding glycosyltransferase, producing the protein MIITYNEAINLPHCLSALQGWTNKIFVVDSDSTDGTQDIARSYGAEVIHHNWPGYAKQKNWGLANLPLTSPWTFIIDADEVITNRLRTQITQITSKPVDSVVENGFFINRLTYFLNKPIHHCGYFPSWNLRLFKRGLGVYEDREVHEHIIIDNPLGYISEPMLHNDRRGLEHFIAKHNRYSTLEARSIYRDIVTHSDISLTPNISAQTRRNRWMKRHLIPHIPGTPLWRFFYMYVLRMGILDGRAGYEFCKFISMYDYMVSVKLKALKRGVTSPSAQVPTHSSLAQPEGSPPRTEPLQAPQPLPQIKQTPSPESVSVDSDPSRPMPRDSRADAMVHLTQPDRPPVGQWPSRGSVPVSVLIPVKNEERNIVECLRHVMWASEIVVVDSHSTDLTVPLAQSMGADVYCFTYSSNGWPKKKNWALDTVRWKNEWVLILDADEIMMPKLAEEIRRVVVNQPSENRRKDGCGDGYWLNRRFMFMGTWIKGCGYYPSYNIRLFRHRVGRYERIGALGDTSSGDNEVHEHIVLTTGQAGYLEGDFLHYAYPNLATWIDKHNRYSNWEAYVMGEDRLGSVQASILGGPIERRRWIKKVVRHLPFRPTLRFLYSYILKRGFLDGYSGYVMSRLMGWYEFISIAKYHEMKKCDSRTPNLPSTQMSVTTSVKPDAGK; encoded by the coding sequence ATGATTATCACCTACAACGAGGCGATTAATCTGCCGCATTGTCTCTCCGCATTGCAGGGATGGACAAATAAAATATTTGTTGTTGACAGTGATTCGACGGACGGAACTCAGGACATTGCCCGTTCATATGGTGCAGAAGTCATTCATCACAATTGGCCCGGTTATGCCAAGCAAAAAAACTGGGGTTTAGCCAATCTACCGCTTACCTCTCCGTGGACCTTCATCATCGATGCGGATGAAGTCATCACGAATCGCTTACGCACGCAGATCACCCAGATCACATCCAAGCCTGTTGACTCCGTAGTGGAAAATGGATTTTTCATCAACAGACTAACGTACTTTCTTAACAAGCCAATCCATCACTGCGGCTACTTTCCCAGTTGGAATCTTCGGCTTTTCAAGCGAGGGCTTGGTGTTTATGAAGATCGTGAGGTACATGAACATATTATCATTGATAATCCGTTGGGATATATCTCTGAGCCTATGTTGCATAACGATCGCCGTGGATTAGAACACTTTATTGCAAAGCATAATCGCTATTCCACACTGGAAGCGAGGTCGATTTATCGCGACATTGTGACTCATTCAGATATTTCCCTGACGCCGAATATCTCTGCACAAACAAGACGTAATCGATGGATGAAACGCCATCTGATCCCTCATATTCCGGGGACCCCGCTATGGCGTTTTTTTTATATGTACGTGCTTCGAATGGGAATACTTGACGGCCGAGCCGGCTATGAGTTCTGTAAGTTCATCAGTATGTATGATTATATGGTGTCGGTGAAGCTCAAGGCTCTCAAGCGAGGTGTAACCTCTCCCTCTGCTCAAGTCCCAACGCACTCATCATTAGCTCAACCGGAAGGAAGCCCTCCGCGCACAGAACCCCTGCAGGCTCCTCAGCCTTTACCTCAAATCAAGCAGACTCCATCGCCGGAGTCGGTTTCGGTTGACTCGGATCCGAGTCGCCCCATGCCTCGTGATTCACGTGCCGATGCGATGGTCCATCTGACGCAGCCTGATCGCCCGCCTGTCGGCCAGTGGCCTTCGCGGGGCAGCGTTCCGGTATCTGTTCTCATCCCGGTAAAAAACGAAGAACGCAACATTGTCGAATGTCTGCGACACGTCATGTGGGCCAGCGAGATTGTTGTGGTGGATAGTCACTCCACCGATCTGACGGTACCGCTGGCACAGTCCATGGGGGCTGACGTGTACTGCTTCACCTATAGTTCCAATGGTTGGCCGAAGAAAAAGAACTGGGCTCTGGATACGGTACGCTGGAAAAATGAATGGGTACTGATCCTCGACGCTGACGAAATCATGATGCCAAAGCTGGCGGAAGAGATACGTCGCGTGGTCGTCAATCAGCCCTCTGAAAACAGACGCAAGGATGGATGTGGGGACGGCTATTGGCTGAATCGACGGTTCATGTTCATGGGAACCTGGATCAAAGGATGTGGATACTATCCCAGCTATAACATACGTTTATTCCGGCACCGCGTTGGACGATATGAGCGGATTGGTGCGCTTGGTGATACTAGTTCAGGAGATAACGAAGTACACGAACATATTGTCCTGACAACAGGCCAAGCTGGATATCTTGAAGGAGATTTCCTTCATTACGCCTATCCTAATCTGGCTACCTGGATTGATAAACACAATCGGTATTCCAATTGGGAAGCCTATGTTATGGGTGAGGATCGTCTGGGTTCCGTACAGGCTTCGATTTTAGGCGGCCCCATCGAGCGACGACGATGGATCAAAAAGGTCGTGCGACACCTTCCATTCCGACCAACCCTTCGTTTTCTTTACAGTTATATTCTCAAACGTGGATTTCTGGATGGATATTCCGGCTATGTAATGTCTCGACTGATGGGATGGTATGAGTTCATTTCCATTGCGAAATATCACGAAATGAAAAAATGCGATTCGCGAACTCCTAATCTACCTTCCACCCAAATGAGCGTAACAACCTCTGTAAAACCCGATGCAGGAAAGTAA